DNA sequence from the Vicia villosa cultivar HV-30 ecotype Madison, WI linkage group LG3, Vvil1.0, whole genome shotgun sequence genome:
TTGACAAAGATGATTGAGGAGCATGTGGCTTCTAGTCATAAAAATCCTCGAGTTAAGCCTGATTTCTTAGACACTCTCATTGCTCAAAGTAAACAAGATTCTGATGGAGGAGAGAAATTAACACTCATTAACATCAAGGCAGTACTTTTGGTATGTATAATTAATCTCTTAACTAATTTCTGTTGAAAATGATATATCGCAAATTTGCAGCAAAGCaggataaagtaaaaaaaaacacGTGACATTAAATTTGTTAGTCCTATGTCGAGGATATAATAGTAAATGACATGTGTAATGGATACTACTAGGACTGTTTGTTATGGTATAGTTTGGAAGAAAATTGAAtctaatcaaattaaattataggAAAAATTAATCCAAACTAAATCAAACTGTTTTAATTTATTCAGAatcaaactaaattaaaattattgattTGATATATTGTTTTGAAATTCTAAACCGTATGGACAGATAgaagttaattatttttaaactgaACTATTTATTAAAGAACCGAATtgttaaactatttttttattttttaaaaaaatttatttattatttttcatttttcatttttcatttggtTCGATTTCAATTTGGTTCAAATTCAATTTCTATTCGATTATAGAACAGCTTGTGCTATATGATTTGATTTATTAACCAAACATAATGATTCGATTATTTTAACTTCAATTAAGTTCGATTCTATTTAGTCTACTACTAGATTTTATAATAACATTTTAGTATTTTTTGTGTGTGTATAGAATCTATTTACAGCAGGAACAGATACATCTTCAAGTATCATAGAATGGGCTCTAGCGGAAATGTTAAAGAATCCAAACATTATGAAAAGAGCTCATGAGGAAATGGACAAAGTGATAGGTAAACAGCGACGGATACAAGAATCAGACATTCAGAATCTACCTTACTTACAAGCAATATGCAAAGAGACATTCAGAAAACACCCATCAACACCACTAAATCTACCAAGAGTTTCATCAGAAGCATGTGAAGTAAATGGATATTACATCCCAAAAAACACTAGACTAAGTGTGAACATTTGGGCCATAGGAAGAGACCCTAATGTGTGGGAGAATCCATTGGAGTTTAATCCTGATAGGTTTATGAGTGGTGAAAATGCTAAAATTGATCCACGTGGAAATGATTTTGAGCTGATTCCATTTGGAGCTGGGAGAAGAATTTGTGCTGGGACAAGGATGGGGATTGTGCTAGTTCAATATATTTTGGGTACTTTGGTGCATTCATTTGATTGGAAGTTGCCAAATGGTGTTGTGGATTTGGACATGGATGAGTCATTTGGGCTTGCTTTGCAGAAAAAAGTCCCTCTTTCTGTTGTTGTTAGCCCAAGATTGTCTCCATCTGCTTATATTCCTTAGCTTGCTCATTGGCCTCTTCAGCTATATTTTGTTATTGtgtgtgttttaaaaataaaatagactaAATAACTTCTTTTATTATTCTATGTAATGGAATGTgttatttcttatttaattcCTATAAAATAGTTTTGTTGGTTATGTtctctaaaatatatttaaaaagttaattttgCTTTCTCTTCTGTATTATTTGGTGTATTTTGCCTCTATTGAGGATCAATTTTTTATATGAGATATTTAATAAGAACTATTGATTGAGAAAATCAATATGAACTATATATTTTATAAGtaaatcaaaaaataaagattaaatCAAGGAAATAAtagataaaaagaaaaattatcaGTAATGAAAAAATGATTAGGGATTAAAATCAATAAGTGAAATTGAGTAAATATCAATATTATAAGTATTTGTCAAAATAGTGTTGGAGGATTGTGAACTATTACATTTCTTTTAAACCATTTCACGAGTTTGGAATTTGTGAAttgttattttcctttttttgttttttttttactaatgttATTTTCCTTCTTAACTACTTCTTTACACGCCCTTGTTTGGGGGCGCCGGAAACAATGAGAAATTAACTTGCTACCCTCTAAATTGTATTTGTCACCTTCTCAAAAAATTTTATTCCAATATTACCCCTATTAAAAAATGTGGAAAACAAAGAATTTTCGAAGCAAATTTCCGGTATGCACCTCAAAATTTCCGGTAAAAATTCTGAAAATTCAGTTAATTTTAAATTATCAGTACGACATACCGGAAATTTAgtttatttgaaatttccggtataccaGAATATTGAAATTTCAGGTATAGCGGAATTTTCAAATTTCTGGTATACCGGTAATTTCAAATAAACTAAATTTccggtatattttaattttttgtttttttaaacggttgagattttgccgACACTTTTGGAGGGTCCTGATTGTCAATTTTATGTTTGTTGTTTGTCATCTgatgtttgttaactatgtttgtttgttattgatgctATTTTCTTTATCTACTTGAAACATGTAATAGCCAAAAAGATAATGCAATAAATAAGATGTTCGcacaaaatatacaaatatacaaataatacaatgataaaaaaataaatctacATAGGTCCTCCACGGGCAACATCCGCCAACCTAGCTAAAATACTGTGGACCTCACCATCAGAGTTCACCAGACCCATGAGGCTATCCAAGTGAATTGCGATGTACTGCAGGCGGTTGTACTGGTCACTAGCGGGCGTGACACTTCTGCGACAGATGGGGGGGATGACCTTAGGGTGAGACAGTCTAAGGAACCACTCCAGGTATCTATCCTGACACTACCCAGGCTGCTGAACCGCAATGGCTGTATCCATGATCTCACGGGGGGAGCTGAGGATGTGACTCTGAAACCAGCAATCAATGCCACCGGCTGGAGCCTCCGGGACCCGACCGTGGGATGCCCTGTATATAACCAACACGGGGTATCTAGGTCGCTGAAGAAAGTAAGATAACGAACATCTATATAATATGAAGACTTGTCCgcaaagagagtacatgccaCTAGATGTAGCATGTACGCCCTAGCGGCAGCCTGGTATCTCTCTGCACCGACAAGCTGCTGATAAACTTTCCTCAGCCAAGACATCCTGAGGTGAAAGCCCCGAGTGTCACCAAACTCCTTGAGCACAGCCAGCTCATCAACCTCTAACGCATCCCTCACCATCTGCACCGCCGTCGCCTGGTCCCTATGAACTGGTGTAAAAAATTTACCAGCTATCGGAAGGTGAAACAGGTCACTAACATCATCCAGAGTCACCGTCATCTCCCCGAATGGAAGATGGAATCATGATGTCTCCAGGTGCCACCTCTCTACAAAAGTTGATAATAGAGGGGCGTCCAACATCGTCAGGGAGCATCCACCAAAGTCCAACAAATGGAACTCCCGAACGATCCTCGCCACCTTCTCGGCATCGGTCCCTCAgggaagttcttcaacttcgaCCCATGAGAAGTGAGATTCAGCACTGGACGCTCCTGTAACAaacaaatacaattaaaacacaatagtataaatcaaattgcataataaaAATTAAGCAATGTTACATACCTCGCCCTACCATATCTTAAAAGCGACATGGTGAACATAGCCTGTCAAAACAGACCTGTCATAAGGTCCTCCTGGAAAAGCCTCATCAGTGTGTACTGATGGCTCTGTAGATGCACCTGTGGTAGTGTCTGTATCATGCACCACCACCTCCTCAACAACCCCCTCATCAGCCACAGTCTCCCACTCCTCAACCACCCCATCATCAGCAACATGTACCTTCGGCTCAACCCTAGCAACCTCCGACTCAACCCTAGAAACCACCGACTCAACCCTAGCCACGTCCTCCTGAACAACATCCCCAACCCTAGCATCCTCCCGAGTAACAACCTCAACCCTAGCATACTGACCAACCTCATCCTTCCCGTCCACAGCAGTGGAAGCTCTACCACCCCTGCGCCGAGGTGCACGAAACCCCCTACCCGTCTGAGCCTCCTCAGCCCCCCCGTTTCCGGTAGGAACCGGTCGGAGCAACGCGTCCAACACGCAAGACTGAAGTACCAGTCTCATCAGCATCAGCCTGAGCTTGAGCCTCGGCTCTATCGATTGCCCGACCCGCCTGCAATGCGAACTTCCTCTTTCTATCCACCATATATAACCATTTTATATAGGCTGAATTAGGGGTTTCAAATGGAAAAGGAGAGCAATATACCTTGTTTTTTAGGAATTAAAAATCCAAATGTTGATCAAAGAAAACCATGGGTTGCCACCCATGGAAGCTAGGAAAAAACTGCCAAAAAAGTTAGGCTTCTTGATCAAATGAAAAAGGAGAGCAATATACATTATTTTCTAggaattaaaaattgaaatgttGATCATAGAAAACCACGGGTTCCCACCCATGGAAGCTAGGGAAAAACTGCCAAAAAAGTCAGGCTTCTTGATCAAATGGAAAAGGAGAGCAATATACATTGTTTTCTAggaattaaaaattgaaatgttGATCATAGAAAACCATGGGTTCCCCCACCCATGGAAGCTAGGAAAAAACTGCCAAAAAGTCAGGCTTCTTGATGAGCCTAGGGAGAGGACCCAAAAAGGTGAACGTAATATCAACATTGGATTAAGGGCTACTAGTTAAGGAAAATAGAAGAAGAGAAACGTCttcttccaaaaacatggacaagTTACAAGTCCGGAGCCAATGAATGGCCTCGAGTTAAGGAAAATATTgttagtaaaattaaaaaataaaattttgatttttgtgtTAAGGGCTACTAATGCCATTGAAAACCAGAGTAATAATGATGGATTGTCGGTTGCACGTTTTGAGACGTGGCATTTTGGTAAAATGTTAGTCATGGTGACTAACAAAAAACATGGCGAGTAACATGTACAAAATATGTGAAACTGTGAcaaagtggttaaaaataataccaCCTTTCTCCCCTCAGATGTTGGTCGAAAGTGACATTTTTCGTGAGGCATCTGTTACACTTGGATTTTCAGCTAAAAGAATGCCAACAAAGAATGTCAAAATGAGAAGACTTTAGTTGTTAGAAGACATCAATGAAGTGTTTTTATTAATGaagtgttttaaaaaataatgatgATGAAACGTCGCCAAAGCATAAATCAAGGCGTCGATGAAGAGAAACACGATTTGGAGGAATCTCAGAAACAAATCCATAAGATTAGGATCATTTGGAAACATGTCCAGAGTCTCAAAAAGGGCAGTCGACAGAACCCTCTCTGCAACAAATATATCAGTTGAGTGAACCATGAAGGGTTAAAAACTTAGTATTtttacaagttcaaaagatcTTTGCAAACAACGTCGACATCGTGTTGGATGGTTACTCTCAGAAGGTCGTGGGGAAATTCGACCAGTTATAATTCAATATGGCTTGTGAATATAGAGAATCGTGGGTGACACGTAAGCAGACTAGTGGGAACCTGGAGACCAAATGTGGATTGAAGCATAATGGTCCCATAAGGGAGAAAACCGCCGCCGACAGTTATTTTgtaaatagaataaataacatACTCATACATTGTAACAATGGTCGCAAAATTTCATATATACTCTCCATACCACGGGAGTATCCAAGTTAAAGATCAAAACAGTGTGTGAGAAACATGTATGTGTCTACGTTCAGTATTTCCATTGCTTTCTTGTTTCCTTAAATGcaacattttctttttcttgcttTCACTTTTACtcttttaatgtcatttactgcaTTTTACCTTGTCATTTATTGCAACACAACTTCATTTAAAgtttgtttctatgttgttatcGTGAAAATAACAACTGGATTCAATTCACACGCATATGTATTCACACAAATCATTTGCACAAATTGCTTTGGAGATTTTTCTATTTAATCTCACTTGCTTTCTAAACTCGTGATTGGTTACCAAAAACACCGGTAAACACCAAGACACTATTCTTGTTGCTAAATCAAGATTTTTCGGGACCTGTTGAATGAGGTAGTTGATTTTTACCATTATCCAATGCCCTTGAAAGTAGGGTATGAGTTTCCTTGCGATTATCACGACCGCCATAACAGGTATCTCAAACTTTTAATATTAGGTATTAGCGCCCTATAAGACATTGCTCACAAAATAGGCAGGTCACTCAACCTTATAAGTTTCTTAGACAAGCACTAAACTCATCAACTCGTCAGTAAAAGACAAATAAAGCATCCATTCTAATGATATTCAAACTAAATAATATTCCATTAGtcaagattttattttttatatattttttaagtgCTAAACAAACATCCTCATAAAGTAAGAATTAGTAATTTTTGTTTTCattcaaaattaattatatttctcAATTTATATGTAATGTGGTAAAATAacatacattttgaaataaatggagTGTTTATTTATTACAACTGATCACTTGAAGTAGAAGAGGTTTTATGTCCTTGAACTTCATTCATTCGTCTCtttgggcccgtttgttttggctttttttaaaaatgatttttatagtgttatcaaattttgtgaaaaaatgttttacaaagaaactttttataaaagcttcaaataaaaattttgtttgaatagttattcttaaaatgtgattttaggtatttcatctatttatggggggaaaatttggatatcaaaatttcaaaaaatcacttaattttgaagctatttcaaatagattttcataaaaatcatttttgaaatacaactttttgaaaaaattatgattttgactaagttttggtcttcaattatgtgtgtttatgttataggatgtcaaattaagtgtttcgttttagaaaaaacgaatataaaaaaacttgtaatattttgaaaaacggttttagaaaatctattttcaaaagtacaaagaaaaaatccatttttttaaagctgaaacaaactggccctttATCTTTTGGTAACTTGCACTCGTTCATTTACTTCTAGATATAATAATTTCCCTCTAACTAATCATTGAGTAAAGGAAGTTAAACAGTTTTCTACATTTTcccacaaaaaaaaaagttgtaaagGGAAGAAGTTATTATACATAGGCCGTGGAACCAAAACTTTTCATATACTAACTCTACAATATTTTCACTCCTACTACTACCGTTCCTCCTTTTCTTTCTCACGACAATGGAAAGGCAAGGCTCAAGCAAGAAGAAAACCCTTTACAACGATTATGGCTTCATGGATATTGTATTTTCTTGGTCTATTGAAGACATTCTTGATGAAGATTTATACAAGAATGAGGTTGGTTCTTGACACTATTCCTGCATTTTATCTAGTTTTATTATCTGTAATATGATTGACAATTTGAGTCTATCTGTCTTATTGCATTCAGGTAGAGAAGATTGGATTGTCGTTTGACTCTACTAGTCATTATCTTGGATCATACAAATATCCATTGCTGGAAGAAACTCGAGCAACGCTATGCTCGAGTATGGAACTTTTATACCAAGCACCTTATGGCAAGGTTCTTGGACTTAAAGAGGCCAAACCATTTGATAACAGAAATGGTAATGAAACAGAAAAAGAGTTAAAAACTAAAGTGTATAACTTGAAAATTGATGGATGGGAAAAGAGGCTTGTTCATGGTAGAGAGCCATACAAAACTTTACCTGGTGATGTTTTAGTTTTGGCCGATTATAAACCTGAATCAGTCAATGATTTGCAAAGATATGGAAGAATGTCGTGTTTTTTGACGATTGTGAAAACAGATGATGACAATGAAGATATGTATTCTGTTTCATTTAAGGTCAAAGCATCAAAAGATCTTTATCTTGATGAGTTGAAACACAAATCTCTATTTGTTGTATTCTTGACTAATGTTGGTTCATATAGAAAAACATGGAGTTGTCTCCACATGAATCGTGGTAATTTGAAGCTTTTCAAACAGATTTTAAGCACCACTGATGATGAGGTAAGAAAACTGATTTCTACTTATGCTATTCTGTTTCAGTTTTACCATAGCATCTTATTGTCATTTCATCAGTGTTGATAACGTGTGCGGTGTGTGTATTGTTTTGAAATAATTGGTTATGAAACCCGTGCCACAACTGATGACTGTATGTATGTTGCAAAACAGGTAAAGGGAAGTTGTGATTGCATCTCCCAATCTGATGCTATGTGGGATGATTGTTCATATCAAAGAGTATCATCAGAGCTGAATGAATCACAAAACAATGCAATTCGCGATTGTATTTCTGGCATCCGTTGCAATCACAACTCTACTGTGAAGCTCATTTGGGGTCCCCCTGGAACTGGAAAGACCAAAACCTTAGGGACACTTCTTTTTGTCctaatgaaaatgaaatatagaattctGGTCTGTGCTCCAACGAATGTTGCGATCAAGGAAGTGGCTTCGCGTGTGTTGAATGTAGTACGAGAGTCACTTAGTAGCAAAAATAGTGATTTGGTCTTTTCTGCAGCTAACATTCTGTTGTTTGGAAATAATGAGCGGCTTGATGTTGACAACAATGAGGTTGAAGATATATTTTTAGATAACCGAATGCA
Encoded proteins:
- the LOC131656822 gene encoding flavonoid 3',5'-hydroxylase 2-like, encoding MILTHYQTFLLKELSISIFIFFISHFILTFLSKNNHKKLPPGPKGYPIVGALPLMGTMPHLTLFKMSQKYGPIMYLKMGSNNMVVASSPSSAKAFLKTLDQNFSNRPSNAGATHLAYDSQDMVFADYGSRWKLLRKLSNLHMLGGKALEDWSKIREDEMGHMIRTMYDSSKKNESIVVPEMLTYAMANMIGQIILSRRVFETKGCESNEFKDMVVELMTTAGYFNIGDFIPILAWLDLQGIERGMKSLHKKFDVLLTKMIEEHVASSHKNPRVKPDFLDTLIAQSKQDSDGGEKLTLINIKAVLLNLFTAGTDTSSSIIEWALAEMLKNPNIMKRAHEEMDKVIGKQRRIQESDIQNLPYLQAICKETFRKHPSTPLNLPRVSSEACEVNGYYIPKNTRLSVNIWAIGRDPNVWENPLEFNPDRFMSGENAKIDPRGNDFELIPFGAGRRICAGTRMGIVLVQYILGTLVHSFDWKLPNGVVDLDMDESFGLALQKKVPLSVVVSPRLSPSAYIP